The Oryzias latipes chromosome 11, ASM223467v1 nucleotide sequence ACGTgacaggaagtaaaaaaaacaaaccccacGGCTATATGTGGCGTCATGGCAACCGTCGCTACCTGTGGCTGTGACATCACGGGCCGGTTCCATCGTTGAAGCTGGATCTAGTCAGAGCAGACGGTCTGTTTCACATCCAGACGTTTGATCCATACGTCTCTCCTGACTCAACTTACCTGGTGAGTGAAGACGGGTCACTGACTCTGCGGCGCCGCCTAAGACAGGAATCGCCATCATTATCcatcttttctttgttctgtttcaTATTTATCACACCATTTATAATGGTTATTTCTTTTATGACTGGtttaaaccattgactgtatatgagacctggactgattgacccctcctccctggcattcaaacaggaagtacccgctggtacgtatttgtgtatgttttttttatctgtatttgATGTTTTGTATATTGAGTGTTTGTGCAGGGGGGTGAAAGTACTTTTCTATGTGTGTaggttctgttctttttttaggtGACCTGGATTGCTGCACTGAGGCCTTGTGGCCGCCCAGGATTGGAGGATGAGTGACTGGTGCTAGTGCTCAGGATTGGAGGGAGGAAGATTGATGGCTGAACGTGATTGGAggatgggactttaaaaacctGGCATCTCTTTGGTCTTGGGCTGGAGTTTCTGTCGCCCCCCCTTCTTGGCAACTTGTATTaggatttttgttgtgtttgtagagcagtaggggtgaactgccatttttgtttgactgttttctcctgttttggtTGGGGGTCAGGGAGACAGGTCAGactctgtcatttctttttactttggtttCTGGAAGGTCAGGTAGAGcatttgacatttgagttagttctgttttgtttattatttaggCCTGTGTTCACCCTGACGTTTGAtgctcctttttctttccttttgtcaCCTTTATATTTGGGACAATAAACCCTTATTTGTACAGAAATTGGTTTTGGCAGCTTTATTAAATTTGGTGGTTTTTGGGGGCTTACTttttgcattttgggtccttttcttattttattcttctttatATTATGCCCCACACCCCTAGACATAGGGTGCCTAAcaggctccaagaagccaaaatcacaTAAACCTCTATAAAGctataaacagctattattaCTCTGATTCCTATTAATCCTCCATCTTCCATGGCCAAAGCATCATTTGAAGATGTTTGTcaattattttatcattttttcaaGTGTGCAGATATAGACGGATGAGTAAATTCTTATACATTTAtaaagatttatatttttaaacagttggtaCACGACTTTGGATTAAATGAACACCTGAGGACTTAAAGGTTCAAGGATGGTCTGGCGTCTGCAGGGTTGATGTGGAAGCCTAATTTCTGTCATTGGGAGGGATCCAACATGcattttaactttgtttatATGAAATTGTAACCCGACAGTAACTCATATCTTCTTTTAGATGGCCACTACAGTCATCTCAGCGGTTCAGGATGAGGAGCATGAGTTCTAAGTTTAGTTCAGCGAGCATCATATCAGTTTACAGCCTCCAAACACTGGAGCCTCCAGGGTTTAATTTAACTTTAACCAACCCAGAAACATGAAACTTactcagcagctctgcagcgtTTCAGTTTGCTTTAAAGgcattaagtaaaaaaaaaaaaaagcaagagcTCCACCTGTGAGATCTGTCTGCAGGCTCCCGAGGTCACTGGAGGTCGCCGCTCTGTCCGTCACCGCTGCAAGAAACAAAGATGTCAAACCTCAGAGTCTGTTCTGACCACAGGGggaaggttctggaaacatctCATTTACAGTGAGAGTaggcagaaaaaaggaaatgctaAACAGTTTTGGTCATAACAGTTCCAAAAAGGTGTTCTAGTTCATTTTGAGGTTAGTTCATCTAGTTCATCTAAAGGTGTTTCGGTGTAAACGCCATTTTCTCCCAATTTGTTGGTGGTATGAACTATAAGGATCACCAACAACTACAGTTGCAAATTAgtattatttctattattaCCTCTATCACGGTCTGTTTAGATCTCCATATATGTGCAATGTCCCTATCAAATaagtagataaataaaaaaagaaactcagcTTTTACCTCCATTGTTGTCTGTCAGTAGAATCTGTCGTCCGTTTCCTGCACAACACGGAAACAAAGTCTAACGTTAAAGACAATGAGTAAAGAAAATGTCCTAAACGTTTATTCAGTCTAAAGCAGGAATTGCAGCTGCaccaataaaagcaaaaaaaaaaaaaggaatagttTTACCATTATTATCTGCTGACTCAGCTTCTTCTGTGAGGACAAAAGCATCATTAGTGCAGTCAGGTGTGGAAATGccagcatagaaaaaaaagtaataccaTAGTGATAATTAAAACAtcaaagtgtgtgtttttttaatttttaactcaGTTTACCTGTCTGCTCTCTGAAAGCCCCGTTGTCCAGTGAGGAAGACAAGCCAGCTGCACAGGATGAGGAACAGACTTCAGTTTGCAGGTAACACTCAAAAGGTTCTGATTCtattgaggagtttttttttccttcaccagCAGAGAGGGAGGAGCCAGAAGCAGGTCTCAACAGGGAGTGGTCCGGTCCTGAAACGAAGGAGAAACCATCTGGACCTAACCGATCATTCGACAACGTTTGTTGATCAGGTCCTGAACCCGGTGAGGAGCCGCCTGGTCCCGGTTGGTCAACGGGCAGGGTGTGACCAGGACCTGAACTCAGAGAGGCGGAGCCAGGTCCTGATGGGTCAGCGCCGATGGCGCAGTTGAGGAAAAGAAAGGCAGAACAAACGTGACTCCTCTGGAATCAAAGCTCAGGTGCTGACActgaagggggcggggccagtACCTGCAGGTGGGTCCAGGATGTTTTTGTCTCCAAATGGAGCTTCTGTTACACCTGAACTGATCCCTGAAGGGAAACAAAGCTGTTCAATTAGACCTGAAGAGGTTTTATGCAAATTTATGCAAAAACGAGAAAACGACACACCTGTGGAGTCCAGGTGAGTGGGCGGGGTCTTCTGACCTGTTAGAGAAAAAGAGCATAAAAACTTAATAGCTGTTCTGCTTTAAAGCCCAACACAAAGGAAATCTGAGCAAACCTGGATCATGAGCACCTGTACTGAAATGATGGATCAAACCACCAcctgaaagcaaaacaacaaaatcccaTTTCACtcataaatactcaaaaatttCACTCATAAATAATTTGGTCCGAATAAAcgaaaagtgttaaaaaaacattagcgGCTGTTATTTTAAGTAATAACTCTTTCATAATGAGTAATGATTACCCATAAGGCCTAGCAGATAGTCATGGCTGGATGGATCAATGATTCCTAAGTGTAAAATAAACCAGTCATGTCACCTTTAGgcttgtgtttttatattttaaagcattttatagAGGAAATTCTCttaaatattgtaaaattattatatatattttctaaaattaATCACGTTAATTTAATAACATAGAGTTTTAATGGTAATAAAAGGTGCATCGCCACTGTATAATAACGATGAGAAAATTTAAGTTTTTATACCTACCAGTGTTCATTTCTCCAGCCGGAGACCCACCTGTGTGGCTCAGTTGTGAAACTCCACCTCCAAATGTTCCCAAGACCCCTGAAAAGTCAGCAGAACctgttcaaaaaaagaaaaaggaaaaaaagaatctgtgtTGGACCTGTTGGCCCCTCAAGAGGTCCGTTAGAGACAGACAGGAAATCAGAGGAAGGTCTACAGGAGTGGAGCCccgtcaaaataaaatacagatgGAGACAAACTTTGGGGAAGAAAATAAGAAGGAAACAaaatatgcaaacaaaaagacgaGTAAATGCAGATTTCAAAGCTGACCGATGCTCACCGGTCTGACTGTGGGCTCCaaccccttctcctcctccaccaactcCTAGACCCCCTCCATTCAACAGCTTTTGTCCATTCACTTCACcataaaaaggataaataattcAGATTACTCATTATGAACAGCTGCTCAGCTCATATAATAGTAACATTCGTTCTTTAAATATATCTACCATTAAACATGGAGTCGACTCGATCAGAGCCTGCAAGTCAAGAATAAGGGTTTTCTTTTAAACCTAGGATTTAAAACCAAACAGTTTTCATGCAGAAACGGTAGGAGATGTTTACCTAGATGAGTCTGACCTGCAGAAACATCTGAAAGATGAACTGCTGCAGCCCCAGAAGCTGAAGAACCTGCAGAATCCACAGAACCGGGAGATCCTGCAAAGCCAGGATGACCTGCAGATCCTGCTGAATCTACGGATCCTGCAGAACCTAGATGACCTGGAGATCCTGCAGACCCTGCTGGATCCACAGAGCCTGAAGATCCTGCAGAACCTAGATGACCTGGAGATCCTGCAGACCCTGCTGGATCCACAGAGCCTGAAGATCCTGCAGAACCTAGATGAACTGGAGATCCTGCAGACCCTGCTGGATCCACAGAGCCTGAAGATCCTGCAGAACCTAGATGACCTGGAGATCCTGCAGACCCTGCTGGATCCACAGAGCCTGAAGATCCTGCAGAACCTAGATGATCTGCAGAACCCGCAGATCCTGCTGAGCCAATAGAACCTGAAGATTCTACAGAACCTGGATAACCTGCAGAACCAACCGGACCAGTGGATCCTGCAGAACTTGCAGAACCTGAcaggaaaacaggaagaaagtatttaacaaacatgtttttttaaatcatttaacacgaaaaacaataataataataataataataataatggattggatttatctgcgcttttcaagacacccaaagtgcttacattgtgtccattattcattcactcctcattcatacttggtgatggtaagctacggttgtagccacagctgccctggggcagactgacagaggcgtggctgccatttcgcgcctacggcccctctgaccatc carries:
- the LOC110015893 gene encoding collagen alpha-2(I) chain isoform X4; this translates as MLPPRNLLIVSLAIFLATTVSLAPVEEKEREEAELEATEEVEGELSEEEEDDDDSQSQHKIKAGNLGTQQTITSVAAAGGSVSGGPSAGMGPNDGVAGSSAGLHGAAFSVNSAAAGGPSSSSGSASSAGSTGPVGSAGYPGSVESSGSIGSAGSAGSADHLGSAGSSGSVDPAGSAGSPGHLGSAGSSGSVDPAGSAGSPVHLGSAGSSGSVDPAGSAGSPGHLGSAGSSGSVDPAGSAGSPGHLGSAGSVDSAGSAGHPGFAGSPGSVDSAGSSASGAAAVHLSDVSAGQTHLGSDRVDSMFNVNGQKLLNGGGLGVGGGGEGVGAHSQTGSADFSGVLGTFGGGVSQLSHTGGSPAGEMNTGIIDPSSHDYLLGLMGGGLIHHFSTGAHDPGQKTPPTHLDSTGISSGVTEAPFGDKNILDPPAGPGSASLSSGPGHTLPVDQPGPGGSSPGSGPDQQTLSNDRLGPDGFSFVSGPDHSLLRPASGSSLSAAGLSSSLDNGAFREQTEEAESADNNGNGRQILLTDNNGAVTDRAATSSDLGSLQTDLTGGAAESVTRLHSPDPASTMEPARDVTATESSLGALHTESAVGVAHTLSGVSGIYSHTDFITVTADFIGRSTDPTGTPFDSSHPVVTDHTQMAGSVTEQYNPSGQGPEGAENVELEDTC